Within the Corynebacterium afermentans subsp. lipophilum genome, the region CCCGATGGACAAGTTCTTCGAGATGAGCTCCCAGATGTCCTCCCAGGCCAACCTGCCGGAGATCCGCAACTACATCGGCGCGCTGCGCTAATTCAGCTCCGCGGCTAGCGCTTCTCGGCGGCCTTGCCTTCCTCCCACAACCGGTCCTGGGTGGCTTTGTCCACGGGGCCGGTTGAACCGTCGAAAAGATAGGGCGCGCGGCGGCGCATCTTCTGCACAAACGCGTCGGCCACGTCACCGAAGTCGAACGCGCCGGACTCCGACGCGATCTCGGAGTGGAACAGGATTTGGAGCAGCAGGTCGGACAGTTCGGACTTTAGATCGTCGATAGGCAATTTGTGCTCGATTGCCTGCGCGACCTCCTCAGCCTCCTCCCGCAGAAACGGCAGGAGGCTTTCGTGCGTCATCGCCTGCTCCCACTCGCCGCGGCGGCGCGCGGCGTGCATCGTGCGGGTGGCCTCGAAGACAGGGTCGTCGAGACTGGCGACGCGTTCCGTGGCCGCGCCGTCTTCCTGCCAGCGCAGGACCTCCGGGTCGTCCGGGTCGGTGGAAATCAGCCACTTCTCCGGGCCGCCTTCGACGTTGAGGGCCCAGCGGACGTCGACAGGCACCTCAGGCGTGAAGGCGA harbors:
- a CDS encoding MazG nucleotide pyrophosphohydrolase domain-containing protein translates to MTATVLLLDPRWPSLIPLNLAGHIRGDVAFTPEVPVDVRWALNVEGGPEKWLISTDPDDPEVLRWQEDGAATERVASLDDPVFEATRTMHAARRRGEWEQAMTHESLLPFLREEAEEVAQAIEHKLPIDDLKSELSDLLLQILFHSEIASESGAFDFGDVADAFVQKMRRRAPYLFDGSTGPVDKATQDRLWEEGKAAEKR